In one window of Onychomys torridus chromosome 7, mOncTor1.1, whole genome shotgun sequence DNA:
- the Uba7 gene encoding ubiquitin-like modifier-activating enzyme 7 isoform X1, which translates to MDGELYSRQLYVLGLPAMQRIRTANVLLSGLQGLGAEVAKNLVLMGVGSLTLHDPHPTCWADLAAQFFLSEESLGRSRAEASHAPLAQLNEAVQISVHTGDITEDLLLTFQVVVLTDSKLEEQLKVGTFCHEHKVHFLVAETRGLVGRLFCDFGEDFTVEDPTEVEPVTAAIQDISQGLPGIVTLRGDTKRHPFNDGDLVTFSGIEGMVELNSCSPQPVRVQKDGSLEIGDTTAFSHYLRGGVVTEVKMPKTVRHKSLDTALLQPRVVAQNSQEVQRAHCLHQAFHALHKFQQLHGRLPKPWNPVDAETVVGLAQGLEPLKGTNEESLDEALLRRIALSSAGTLSPMAAVLGGVTAQEVLKAISGKFMPLDQWLYFDALECLPEDEELLPSPEDCHLRNCRYDGQIAVFGTRFQEKLSHQHYLLQVGAGAIGCETLKGFALVGLGVGANGGVTVADMDHIERSNLSRQFLFRPQDIGRPKAEVAVTAAQRLNPDLNVTSCTYPLDPTTERFYGDNFFSRVDGVVAALDSFEARHYVAARCTHYLKPLLEAGTQGTRGSASVFVPNVTEAYKGPASAAASEGAPYPLCTLRYFPSTAEHILQWARDEFEGLFRQSAEIISCYQQAGTSVSGIDRTTLLQQVVGVLKMRPQTWQDCVVWALGHWQLCFHDGIVELLRHFPFDKVLQDGTLFWSGSKRCPQPLQFDPNQDMHFLYVLAAANLYSQMHGLPGSRDQTALRELLRGLPEPDSMHPNLISADTLTPAELGPEQLKELQESLEDWSKGPPLKPVLFGKEDDTNFHVDFVVAATNLRAQNYGILPVNRAQIKQIVGQIIPAIATSTAVVAGLLGLELYKVVSGPRPLGTFRQSYLHLAENYFIRSVPSAPALQSFHHLKWTCWDRLKVPAGQPERTLQSLLAHLQKEHGLKVKMLLHGQAVLYSARWSSEKQTQRLGLRVTELVRQVTSWEPEPGLRVLVLELSCEGEEDETAFPPLHYEL; encoded by the exons ATGGATGGGGAGCTATACTCGAGGCAGCT GTATGTACTGGGTCTGCCTGCTATGCAGAGGATCCGGACAGCCAATGTCCTGCTATCTGGCCTGCAGGGCCTAGGAGCtgaggtggccaagaacctggtGCTTATGGGTGTAGGCAGCCTCACCCTGCATGATCCCCATCCCACCTGCTGGGCTGACCTGGCTGCTCAA TTTTTCCTCTCAGAAGAGAGCTTGGGAAGGAGCAGAGCTGAGGCCTCTCACGCACCATTGGCTCAGCTCAATGAAGCTGTCCAGATCTCCGTCCATACAGGTGACATCACCGAGGACCTCCTGTTGACCTTCCAG GTAGTGGTGCTGACTGACTCCAAACTAGAGGAGCAGCTGAAGGTGGGGACCTTCTGCCATGAGCATAAAGTCCACTTTCTGGTGGCTGAAACCCGGGGCCTTGTCGG GCGGTTGTTCTGTGACTTTGGTGAGGACTTCACTGTTGAGGACCCTACAGAGGTAGAACCTGTGACAGCTGCCATCCAGGACATCTCCCAG GGATTGCCCGGTATTGTCACTCTGCGAGGAGACACCAAAAGACATCCCTTCAATGATGGGGACTTGGTGACTTTCTCAGGCATTGAAGGCATGGTTGAACTCAACAGTTGTTCTCCTCAGCCTGTCCGTGTGCAGA AAGATGGGTCTCTGGAGATTGGAGACACAACAGCTTTCTCCCATTACTTACGAGGTGGCGTTGTCACTGAAGTCAAGATGCCCAAGACTGTGAGGCAT AAGTCCTTGGACACAGCTCTGCTTCAGCCCCGTGTGGTGGCCCAGAATTCTCAGGAAGTACAACGTGCACACTGCCTGCACCAGGCCTTCCATGCACTGCACAAGTTCCAGCAACTTCATGGCCGGCTTCCCAAGCCCTGGAATCCT GTTGATGCAGAGACCGTGGTAGGCCTGGCCCAGGGCCTGGAGCCACTCAAAGGGACAAACGAAGAATCACTGGATGAAGCTCTACTTCGGAGAATTGCCCTTAGTAGTGCTGGTACCTTGAGCCCCATGGCAGCCGTTCTAGGAGGGGTGACTGCCCAGGAAGTCCTAAAG GCAATCTCCGGGAAGTTCATGCCCCTGGACCAGTGGCTGTACTTTGATGCCCTTGAATGTCTTCCAGAAGATGAGGAGCTCCTTCCCAGTCCTGAGGACTGTCATCTG AGAAACTGCAGATACGATGGGCAAATTGCTGTGTTTGGGACCCGTTTTCAGGAGAAATTGAGCCACCAACACTACCTCTTG CAGGTGGGTGCTGGTGCCATTGGCTGTGAGACGCTCAAAGGTTTTGCCCTAGTGGGCCTGGGAGTCGGGGCTAATGGAGGCGTGACTGTTGCTGACATGGACCACATAGAACGCTCCAACCTCAGCAGGCAGTTCCTCTTCAGGCCTCAGGACATTGGG aggCCCAAGGCAGAGGTGGCTGTAACAGCAGCCCAGCGTCTAAACCCAGACCTAAACGTGACCTCATGTACCTACCCACTGGATCCCACCACAGAGCGCTTCTATGGTGACAACTTCTTCTCCAGGGTGGACGGTGTTGTTGCTGCTTTGGACAGCTTCGAGGCCC GGCACTATGTTGCTGCCCGATGTACCCACTATCTGAAGCCACTGCTGGAGGCGGGCACACAGGGAACCCGGGGGAGTGCTTCCGTGTTTGTGCCAAATGTGACCGAAGCCTACAAAGGTCCTGCCTCAGCCGCAGCTTCTGAGGGCGCTCCCTATCCTCTGTGCACTTTACGGTATTTCCCCAGCACAGCAGAGCACATCCTGCAG tgggCCCGGGATGAATTTGAGGGACTCTTCAGACAATCTGCAGAGATCATCAGTTGCTACCAACA GGCAGGCACTTCCGTGTCAGGCATAGATAGGACAACCTTACTGCAGCAAGTGGTGGGTGTCCTAAAAATGCGCCCACAGACCTGGCAAGACTGCGTGGTGTGGGCTCTAGGCCACTGGCAACTATGCTTCCATGACGGCATTGTAGAGCTGCTGAGACACTTCCCATTTGATAAA gtgCTTCAGGATGGAACTCTGTTCTGGTCGGGATCCAAAAGGTGTCCACAGCCCTTGCAATTTGACCCCAACCAA GACATGCATTTCCTCTACGTGCTGGCCGCTGCCAACCTGTATTCACAAATGCATGGGCTGCCTGGCTCACGAGACCAGACTGCACTCAGGGAACTGCTGAGGGGGCTGCCAGAGCCTGATTCCATGCACCCCAACCTCATCTCTGCTGATACTTTAACTCCTGCTGAGCTTG GCCCAGAGCAGTTGAAGGAACTGCAGGAATCCTTGGAAGACTGGAGCAAGGGCCCTCCGTTGAAAcctgtgctgtttgggaag GAGGATGACACCAACTTCCATGTGGACTTTGTGGTAGCAGCGACTAACTTGAGAGCTCAGAACTATGGGATCCTACCAGTCAACCGTGCTCAG ATCAAGCAAATCGTGGGCCAGATTATCCCAGCTATTGCCACCAGTACAGCGGTTGTGGCAGGCTTATTAGGCCTGGAGCTGTATAAGGTGGTAAGCGGGCCACGGCCCCTTGGTACCTTTCGTCAAAGCTATCTGCACCTGGCTGAAAACTACTTCATCCGATCAGTGCCTTCTGCCCCAGCCCTCCAGTCG TTCCATCACCTGAAATGGACCTGTTGGGACCGCCTGAAGGTGCCTGCTGGACAGCCTGAGAGGACGCTGCAATCACTGCTGGCCCATCTCCAG aaagagcACGGACTAAAGGTGAAGATGCTGCTGCATGGCCAGGCTGTTCTCTACTCTGCACGGTGGTCATCTGAAAAGCAGACTCAGCGCCTGGGCCTCAG GGTAACAGAACTGGTTCGGCAAGTGACCAGCTGGGAGCCTGAGCCTGGGCTGCGGGTTCTGGTGTTGGAGCTGAGCTGTGAGGGTGAGGAGGATGAAACTGCCTTCCCACCTCTGCATTATGAGCTGTGA
- the Uba7 gene encoding ubiquitin-like modifier-activating enzyme 7 isoform X3: MDGELYSRQLYVLGLPAMQRIRTANVLLSGLQGLGAEVAKNLVLMGVGSLTLHDPHPTCWADLAAQFFLSEESLGRSRAEASHAPLAQLNEAVQISVHTGDITEDLLLTFQVVVLTDSKLEEQLKVGTFCHEHKVHFLVAETRGLVGRLFCDFGEDFTVEDPTEVEPVTAAIQDISQGLPGIVTLRGDTKRHPFNDGDLVTFSGIEGMVELNSCSPQPVRVQNGSLEIGDTTAFSHYLRGGVVTEVKMPKTVRHKSLDTALLQPRVVAQNSQEVQRAHCLHQAFHALHKFQQLHGRLPKPWNPVDAETVVGLAQGLEPLKGTNEESLDEALLRRIALSSAGTLSPMAAVLGGVTAQEVLKAISGKFMPLDQWLYFDALECLPEDEELLPSPEDCHLRNCRYDGQIAVFGTRFQEKLSHQHYLLQVGAGAIGCETLKGFALVGLGVGANGGVTVADMDHIERSNLSRQFLFRPQDIGRPKAEVAVTAAQRLNPDLNVTSCTYPLDPTTERFYGDNFFSRVDGVVAALDSFEARHYVAARCTHYLKPLLEAGTQGTRGSASVFVPNVTEAYKGPASAAASEGAPYPLCTLRYFPSTAEHILQWARDEFEGLFRQSAEIISCYQQAGTSVSGIDRTTLLQQVVGVLKMRPQTWQDCVVWALGHWQLCFHDGIVELLRHFPFDKVLQDGTLFWSGSKRCPQPLQFDPNQDMHFLYVLAAANLYSQMHGLPGSRDQTALRELLRGLPEPDSMHPNLISADTLTPAELGPEQLKELQESLEDWSKGPPLKPVLFGKEDDTNFHVDFVVAATNLRAQNYGILPVNRAQIKQIVGQIIPAIATSTAVVAGLLGLELYKVVSGPRPLGTFRQSYLHLAENYFIRSVPSAPALQSFHHLKWTCWDRLKVPAGQPERTLQSLLAHLQKEHGLKVKMLLHGQAVLYSARWSSEKQTQRLGLRVTELVRQVTSWEPEPGLRVLVLELSCEGEEDETAFPPLHYEL; this comes from the exons ATGGATGGGGAGCTATACTCGAGGCAGCT GTATGTACTGGGTCTGCCTGCTATGCAGAGGATCCGGACAGCCAATGTCCTGCTATCTGGCCTGCAGGGCCTAGGAGCtgaggtggccaagaacctggtGCTTATGGGTGTAGGCAGCCTCACCCTGCATGATCCCCATCCCACCTGCTGGGCTGACCTGGCTGCTCAA TTTTTCCTCTCAGAAGAGAGCTTGGGAAGGAGCAGAGCTGAGGCCTCTCACGCACCATTGGCTCAGCTCAATGAAGCTGTCCAGATCTCCGTCCATACAGGTGACATCACCGAGGACCTCCTGTTGACCTTCCAG GTAGTGGTGCTGACTGACTCCAAACTAGAGGAGCAGCTGAAGGTGGGGACCTTCTGCCATGAGCATAAAGTCCACTTTCTGGTGGCTGAAACCCGGGGCCTTGTCGG GCGGTTGTTCTGTGACTTTGGTGAGGACTTCACTGTTGAGGACCCTACAGAGGTAGAACCTGTGACAGCTGCCATCCAGGACATCTCCCAG GGATTGCCCGGTATTGTCACTCTGCGAGGAGACACCAAAAGACATCCCTTCAATGATGGGGACTTGGTGACTTTCTCAGGCATTGAAGGCATGGTTGAACTCAACAGTTGTTCTCCTCAGCCTGTCCGTGTGCAGA ATGGGTCTCTGGAGATTGGAGACACAACAGCTTTCTCCCATTACTTACGAGGTGGCGTTGTCACTGAAGTCAAGATGCCCAAGACTGTGAGGCAT AAGTCCTTGGACACAGCTCTGCTTCAGCCCCGTGTGGTGGCCCAGAATTCTCAGGAAGTACAACGTGCACACTGCCTGCACCAGGCCTTCCATGCACTGCACAAGTTCCAGCAACTTCATGGCCGGCTTCCCAAGCCCTGGAATCCT GTTGATGCAGAGACCGTGGTAGGCCTGGCCCAGGGCCTGGAGCCACTCAAAGGGACAAACGAAGAATCACTGGATGAAGCTCTACTTCGGAGAATTGCCCTTAGTAGTGCTGGTACCTTGAGCCCCATGGCAGCCGTTCTAGGAGGGGTGACTGCCCAGGAAGTCCTAAAG GCAATCTCCGGGAAGTTCATGCCCCTGGACCAGTGGCTGTACTTTGATGCCCTTGAATGTCTTCCAGAAGATGAGGAGCTCCTTCCCAGTCCTGAGGACTGTCATCTG AGAAACTGCAGATACGATGGGCAAATTGCTGTGTTTGGGACCCGTTTTCAGGAGAAATTGAGCCACCAACACTACCTCTTG CAGGTGGGTGCTGGTGCCATTGGCTGTGAGACGCTCAAAGGTTTTGCCCTAGTGGGCCTGGGAGTCGGGGCTAATGGAGGCGTGACTGTTGCTGACATGGACCACATAGAACGCTCCAACCTCAGCAGGCAGTTCCTCTTCAGGCCTCAGGACATTGGG aggCCCAAGGCAGAGGTGGCTGTAACAGCAGCCCAGCGTCTAAACCCAGACCTAAACGTGACCTCATGTACCTACCCACTGGATCCCACCACAGAGCGCTTCTATGGTGACAACTTCTTCTCCAGGGTGGACGGTGTTGTTGCTGCTTTGGACAGCTTCGAGGCCC GGCACTATGTTGCTGCCCGATGTACCCACTATCTGAAGCCACTGCTGGAGGCGGGCACACAGGGAACCCGGGGGAGTGCTTCCGTGTTTGTGCCAAATGTGACCGAAGCCTACAAAGGTCCTGCCTCAGCCGCAGCTTCTGAGGGCGCTCCCTATCCTCTGTGCACTTTACGGTATTTCCCCAGCACAGCAGAGCACATCCTGCAG tgggCCCGGGATGAATTTGAGGGACTCTTCAGACAATCTGCAGAGATCATCAGTTGCTACCAACA GGCAGGCACTTCCGTGTCAGGCATAGATAGGACAACCTTACTGCAGCAAGTGGTGGGTGTCCTAAAAATGCGCCCACAGACCTGGCAAGACTGCGTGGTGTGGGCTCTAGGCCACTGGCAACTATGCTTCCATGACGGCATTGTAGAGCTGCTGAGACACTTCCCATTTGATAAA gtgCTTCAGGATGGAACTCTGTTCTGGTCGGGATCCAAAAGGTGTCCACAGCCCTTGCAATTTGACCCCAACCAA GACATGCATTTCCTCTACGTGCTGGCCGCTGCCAACCTGTATTCACAAATGCATGGGCTGCCTGGCTCACGAGACCAGACTGCACTCAGGGAACTGCTGAGGGGGCTGCCAGAGCCTGATTCCATGCACCCCAACCTCATCTCTGCTGATACTTTAACTCCTGCTGAGCTTG GCCCAGAGCAGTTGAAGGAACTGCAGGAATCCTTGGAAGACTGGAGCAAGGGCCCTCCGTTGAAAcctgtgctgtttgggaag GAGGATGACACCAACTTCCATGTGGACTTTGTGGTAGCAGCGACTAACTTGAGAGCTCAGAACTATGGGATCCTACCAGTCAACCGTGCTCAG ATCAAGCAAATCGTGGGCCAGATTATCCCAGCTATTGCCACCAGTACAGCGGTTGTGGCAGGCTTATTAGGCCTGGAGCTGTATAAGGTGGTAAGCGGGCCACGGCCCCTTGGTACCTTTCGTCAAAGCTATCTGCACCTGGCTGAAAACTACTTCATCCGATCAGTGCCTTCTGCCCCAGCCCTCCAGTCG TTCCATCACCTGAAATGGACCTGTTGGGACCGCCTGAAGGTGCCTGCTGGACAGCCTGAGAGGACGCTGCAATCACTGCTGGCCCATCTCCAG aaagagcACGGACTAAAGGTGAAGATGCTGCTGCATGGCCAGGCTGTTCTCTACTCTGCACGGTGGTCATCTGAAAAGCAGACTCAGCGCCTGGGCCTCAG GGTAACAGAACTGGTTCGGCAAGTGACCAGCTGGGAGCCTGAGCCTGGGCTGCGGGTTCTGGTGTTGGAGCTGAGCTGTGAGGGTGAGGAGGATGAAACTGCCTTCCCACCTCTGCATTATGAGCTGTGA
- the Uba7 gene encoding ubiquitin-like modifier-activating enzyme 7 isoform X2: MDGELYSRQLYVLGLPAMQRIRTANVLLSGLQGLGAEVAKNLVLMGVGSLTLHDPHPTCWADLAAQFFLSEESLGRSRAEASHAPLAQLNEAVQISVHTGDITEDLLLTFQVVVLTDSKLEEQLKVGTFCHEHKVHFLVAETRGLVGRLFCDFGEDFTVEDPTEVEPVTAAIQDISQGLPGIVTLRGDTKRHPFNDGDLVTFSGIEGMVELNSCSPQPVRVQKDGSLEIGDTTAFSHYLRGGVVTEVKMPKTVRHKSLDTALLQPRVVAQNSQEVQRAHCLHQAFHALHKFQQLHGRLPKPWNPVDAETVVGLAQGLEPLKGTNEESLDEALLRRIALSSAGTLSPMAAVLGGVTAQEVLKAISGKFMPLDQWLYFDALECLPEDEELLPSPEDCHLRNCRYDGQIAVFGTRFQEKLSHQHYLLVGAGAIGCETLKGFALVGLGVGANGGVTVADMDHIERSNLSRQFLFRPQDIGRPKAEVAVTAAQRLNPDLNVTSCTYPLDPTTERFYGDNFFSRVDGVVAALDSFEARHYVAARCTHYLKPLLEAGTQGTRGSASVFVPNVTEAYKGPASAAASEGAPYPLCTLRYFPSTAEHILQWARDEFEGLFRQSAEIISCYQQAGTSVSGIDRTTLLQQVVGVLKMRPQTWQDCVVWALGHWQLCFHDGIVELLRHFPFDKVLQDGTLFWSGSKRCPQPLQFDPNQDMHFLYVLAAANLYSQMHGLPGSRDQTALRELLRGLPEPDSMHPNLISADTLTPAELGPEQLKELQESLEDWSKGPPLKPVLFGKEDDTNFHVDFVVAATNLRAQNYGILPVNRAQIKQIVGQIIPAIATSTAVVAGLLGLELYKVVSGPRPLGTFRQSYLHLAENYFIRSVPSAPALQSFHHLKWTCWDRLKVPAGQPERTLQSLLAHLQKEHGLKVKMLLHGQAVLYSARWSSEKQTQRLGLRVTELVRQVTSWEPEPGLRVLVLELSCEGEEDETAFPPLHYEL, translated from the exons ATGGATGGGGAGCTATACTCGAGGCAGCT GTATGTACTGGGTCTGCCTGCTATGCAGAGGATCCGGACAGCCAATGTCCTGCTATCTGGCCTGCAGGGCCTAGGAGCtgaggtggccaagaacctggtGCTTATGGGTGTAGGCAGCCTCACCCTGCATGATCCCCATCCCACCTGCTGGGCTGACCTGGCTGCTCAA TTTTTCCTCTCAGAAGAGAGCTTGGGAAGGAGCAGAGCTGAGGCCTCTCACGCACCATTGGCTCAGCTCAATGAAGCTGTCCAGATCTCCGTCCATACAGGTGACATCACCGAGGACCTCCTGTTGACCTTCCAG GTAGTGGTGCTGACTGACTCCAAACTAGAGGAGCAGCTGAAGGTGGGGACCTTCTGCCATGAGCATAAAGTCCACTTTCTGGTGGCTGAAACCCGGGGCCTTGTCGG GCGGTTGTTCTGTGACTTTGGTGAGGACTTCACTGTTGAGGACCCTACAGAGGTAGAACCTGTGACAGCTGCCATCCAGGACATCTCCCAG GGATTGCCCGGTATTGTCACTCTGCGAGGAGACACCAAAAGACATCCCTTCAATGATGGGGACTTGGTGACTTTCTCAGGCATTGAAGGCATGGTTGAACTCAACAGTTGTTCTCCTCAGCCTGTCCGTGTGCAGA AAGATGGGTCTCTGGAGATTGGAGACACAACAGCTTTCTCCCATTACTTACGAGGTGGCGTTGTCACTGAAGTCAAGATGCCCAAGACTGTGAGGCAT AAGTCCTTGGACACAGCTCTGCTTCAGCCCCGTGTGGTGGCCCAGAATTCTCAGGAAGTACAACGTGCACACTGCCTGCACCAGGCCTTCCATGCACTGCACAAGTTCCAGCAACTTCATGGCCGGCTTCCCAAGCCCTGGAATCCT GTTGATGCAGAGACCGTGGTAGGCCTGGCCCAGGGCCTGGAGCCACTCAAAGGGACAAACGAAGAATCACTGGATGAAGCTCTACTTCGGAGAATTGCCCTTAGTAGTGCTGGTACCTTGAGCCCCATGGCAGCCGTTCTAGGAGGGGTGACTGCCCAGGAAGTCCTAAAG GCAATCTCCGGGAAGTTCATGCCCCTGGACCAGTGGCTGTACTTTGATGCCCTTGAATGTCTTCCAGAAGATGAGGAGCTCCTTCCCAGTCCTGAGGACTGTCATCTG AGAAACTGCAGATACGATGGGCAAATTGCTGTGTTTGGGACCCGTTTTCAGGAGAAATTGAGCCACCAACACTACCTCTTG GTGGGTGCTGGTGCCATTGGCTGTGAGACGCTCAAAGGTTTTGCCCTAGTGGGCCTGGGAGTCGGGGCTAATGGAGGCGTGACTGTTGCTGACATGGACCACATAGAACGCTCCAACCTCAGCAGGCAGTTCCTCTTCAGGCCTCAGGACATTGGG aggCCCAAGGCAGAGGTGGCTGTAACAGCAGCCCAGCGTCTAAACCCAGACCTAAACGTGACCTCATGTACCTACCCACTGGATCCCACCACAGAGCGCTTCTATGGTGACAACTTCTTCTCCAGGGTGGACGGTGTTGTTGCTGCTTTGGACAGCTTCGAGGCCC GGCACTATGTTGCTGCCCGATGTACCCACTATCTGAAGCCACTGCTGGAGGCGGGCACACAGGGAACCCGGGGGAGTGCTTCCGTGTTTGTGCCAAATGTGACCGAAGCCTACAAAGGTCCTGCCTCAGCCGCAGCTTCTGAGGGCGCTCCCTATCCTCTGTGCACTTTACGGTATTTCCCCAGCACAGCAGAGCACATCCTGCAG tgggCCCGGGATGAATTTGAGGGACTCTTCAGACAATCTGCAGAGATCATCAGTTGCTACCAACA GGCAGGCACTTCCGTGTCAGGCATAGATAGGACAACCTTACTGCAGCAAGTGGTGGGTGTCCTAAAAATGCGCCCACAGACCTGGCAAGACTGCGTGGTGTGGGCTCTAGGCCACTGGCAACTATGCTTCCATGACGGCATTGTAGAGCTGCTGAGACACTTCCCATTTGATAAA gtgCTTCAGGATGGAACTCTGTTCTGGTCGGGATCCAAAAGGTGTCCACAGCCCTTGCAATTTGACCCCAACCAA GACATGCATTTCCTCTACGTGCTGGCCGCTGCCAACCTGTATTCACAAATGCATGGGCTGCCTGGCTCACGAGACCAGACTGCACTCAGGGAACTGCTGAGGGGGCTGCCAGAGCCTGATTCCATGCACCCCAACCTCATCTCTGCTGATACTTTAACTCCTGCTGAGCTTG GCCCAGAGCAGTTGAAGGAACTGCAGGAATCCTTGGAAGACTGGAGCAAGGGCCCTCCGTTGAAAcctgtgctgtttgggaag GAGGATGACACCAACTTCCATGTGGACTTTGTGGTAGCAGCGACTAACTTGAGAGCTCAGAACTATGGGATCCTACCAGTCAACCGTGCTCAG ATCAAGCAAATCGTGGGCCAGATTATCCCAGCTATTGCCACCAGTACAGCGGTTGTGGCAGGCTTATTAGGCCTGGAGCTGTATAAGGTGGTAAGCGGGCCACGGCCCCTTGGTACCTTTCGTCAAAGCTATCTGCACCTGGCTGAAAACTACTTCATCCGATCAGTGCCTTCTGCCCCAGCCCTCCAGTCG TTCCATCACCTGAAATGGACCTGTTGGGACCGCCTGAAGGTGCCTGCTGGACAGCCTGAGAGGACGCTGCAATCACTGCTGGCCCATCTCCAG aaagagcACGGACTAAAGGTGAAGATGCTGCTGCATGGCCAGGCTGTTCTCTACTCTGCACGGTGGTCATCTGAAAAGCAGACTCAGCGCCTGGGCCTCAG GGTAACAGAACTGGTTCGGCAAGTGACCAGCTGGGAGCCTGAGCCTGGGCTGCGGGTTCTGGTGTTGGAGCTGAGCTGTGAGGGTGAGGAGGATGAAACTGCCTTCCCACCTCTGCATTATGAGCTGTGA